A single genomic interval of Candidatus Jordarchaeales archaeon harbors:
- a CDS encoding CDP-alcohol phosphatidyltransferase family protein, protein MLGKIKKLVTSLFNPLALFLIRLGITPNYITILGLFLSALSAIFILGGHLDVLFHISESTRLVTAAVLLLFSGFCDLLDGLVARLGSMETPFGGFFDSVLDRYSEVFFITALICAGYCSILWGLLALSGSLLVSYARAKCEVAGLPGVGVGIAERPERLLILGGATFMQGFFYPGKLAFAPYIIEAAVIIVAVLSHITVLQRGYYAWTSLRK, encoded by the coding sequence ATGTTAGGTAAGATCAAAAAACTCGTAACCTCCCTCTTCAACCCCTTAGCTCTTTTTCTGATTCGGTTAGGTATAACTCCAAACTATATTACAATTTTAGGGCTCTTTTTGTCTGCCTTATCCGCCATTTTCATTCTAGGAGGACACTTGGACGTGTTGTTCCACATAAGTGAATCCACTCGATTGGTCACTGCAGCCGTCCTACTACTCTTCTCTGGTTTTTGCGATCTACTCGACGGACTGGTTGCTAGACTGGGGAGCATGGAGACTCCTTTTGGCGGTTTCTTTGACTCGGTTTTAGACAGGTACTCTGAAGTCTTTTTTATAACCGCACTAATTTGTGCAGGATACTGCTCAATTCTATGGGGACTGCTGGCACTGTCAGGATCCCTGCTTGTAAGCTATGCGAGGGCTAAATGTGAAGTTGCAGGACTACCTGGAGTTGGAGTGGGGATAGCTGAACGACCAGAAAGATTGCTAATACTTGGTGGCGCCACATTTATGCAAGGCTTTTTTTATCCGGGCAAACTCGCTTTTGCCCCATATATCATAGAAGCTGCAGTGATAATCGTAGCCGTTCTTTCGCACATAACGGTTCTGCAACGCGGATACTATGCTTGGACAAGTCTTCGGAAGTAA
- a CDS encoding ATP-binding protein — protein sequence MAERLFRIATEIAEEATKNDRRGNYKQAYQQYLQAAEILYKCIQLTKNPQLKEVYFERAQKYVNRCKQIKAALSKPYQTIQPSTESKEVSKEVKSGDSELAEAIAETILVEKPSVKWSDVADLEAAKKALREAIILPMLRPDLFKGARKPWKGILLFGPPGCGKTLLAKAVASEVNAYFFNVSAATLVSKWLGESEKLVKELFRAARSKQPSIIFIDEIDSIATTRDREEVGGERRLKTQLMQEIDGVTSSDKDRIVVLGATNIPWELDPAIRRRFEKRIYLGLPEFEARREIFKIHTRGVELSDDVDFDELAKLTEGFSGADIAILCREALMAPIRELDEAGVLTRNDVKVRPVTREDFLKALKTVKPSVSPSEIMKFKEWAKEFAVD from the coding sequence ATGGCTGAAAGACTTTTTAGGATCGCTACTGAAATAGCTGAAGAAGCCACGAAAAACGATAGAAGGGGTAACTATAAACAGGCTTACCAACAATATCTGCAGGCAGCAGAAATCTTGTACAAATGTATACAATTGACAAAGAACCCGCAGCTCAAAGAAGTCTACTTTGAAAGAGCTCAAAAGTATGTCAATCGTTGTAAACAAATAAAAGCCGCTCTTTCAAAGCCTTACCAAACAATTCAACCCTCAACTGAAAGTAAGGAGGTTAGCAAGGAGGTTAAAAGTGGCGACAGTGAATTAGCTGAAGCGATAGCTGAAACTATACTGGTCGAGAAGCCTTCAGTTAAATGGAGTGATGTAGCAGATCTGGAAGCTGCCAAAAAGGCCTTACGTGAAGCGATAATTCTCCCTATGTTGAGGCCAGACCTTTTCAAGGGAGCACGGAAGCCCTGGAAAGGTATACTGCTTTTTGGGCCTCCTGGCTGTGGAAAAACTCTTTTGGCAAAAGCTGTAGCTTCAGAAGTCAATGCATACTTTTTTAATGTGTCTGCTGCAACTCTAGTAAGCAAGTGGCTTGGTGAATCCGAAAAACTTGTAAAAGAGCTGTTTAGAGCAGCGAGGAGCAAGCAGCCCTCAATAATTTTTATCGATGAAATTGATAGTATTGCAACCACCAGGGACCGTGAGGAAGTAGGTGGTGAAAGAAGACTTAAAACTCAACTCATGCAGGAAATCGATGGTGTCACTTCTTCTGACAAAGACCGAATAGTTGTTTTAGGGGCTACTAACATACCTTGGGAGCTTGACCCTGCGATACGCAGACGTTTTGAGAAGCGAATATACCTTGGACTACCAGAGTTCGAGGCGCGGCGCGAGATATTTAAGATACACACACGGGGGGTTGAACTATCTGACGATGTCGACTTTGACGAGCTGGCAAAGCTCACAGAAGGGTTTTCTGGAGCTGACATAGCGATTCTCTGTAGAGAAGCACTCATGGCTCCCATAAGGGAGCTTGACGAAGCTGGAGTGTTAACTAGAAACGACGTAAAAGTTCGACCTGTAACCCGTGAAGATTTTCTCAAAGCACTAAAGACGGTGAAACCCTCGGTCTCTCCCTCTGAAATAATGAAGTTTAAGGAATGGGCTAAAGAATTCGCGGTCGATTAG